The following DNA comes from Flammeovirgaceae bacterium.
CTTTAGCTTGGTCCGGTCCACGGTGATGTGCAGGTGTTTGTACATCCACCCAAAGAGGGGCACTGATTCCATCTCGCTTTTGCCCACAAAAATGGTGTCGTGGGCATTGAGGCCCATAGTGGGTATATCGATAAAGGAGAAATGGTTGGGGGCAAATATGTATTGCTTATAGGGGTATAGTTTGGCCCGGTACTCCAATTTCCAGGGGATGCCGAGCAGCAGGTAAAACGATTTCGCCCACCACCGGTTGATGGCCCCCACGAGTTTGAATTTTTTTGGAAAAAAAATAGGGACGAGAAGCGGAATGAAATAAACCACGAACAACAAGCCAAACACCAACATTCCGTATGCCGTGTACACTTTTTTCAGAAGGCGCATAGGGAAAAAGAGGGTAAAGCCAAA
Coding sequences within:
- a CDS encoding 1-acyl-sn-glycerol-3-phosphate acyltransferase, with amino-acid sequence MRLLKKVYTAYGMLVFGLLFVVYFIPLLVPIFFPKKFKLVGAINRWWAKSFYLLLGIPWKLEYRAKLYPYKQYIFAPNHFSFIDIPTMGLNAHDTIFVGKSEMESVPLFGWMYKHLHITVDRTKLKSMYATLVKSLKALDEGKSLTIFIEGGIYTHQPPKMARLKDGAFRAAIEKQIPIVPVTIPHNWILLPVEPMLLHWTPVKIIFHEPVDVAGMTLDDMGTLKERVYNVIDAELKKENPGTLKDED